A window from Amblyomma americanum isolate KBUSLIRL-KWMA chromosome 7, ASM5285725v1, whole genome shotgun sequence encodes these proteins:
- the LOC144096943 gene encoding protein Wnt-16-like, producing the protein MSRPALPVVRTLVCLFLFSLPSPAPANWMYLGTLGGRVVDTVCESSSPLLGRGQRQLCRQQPGTVAAVAAGARLALAHCQRLFRHEPWNCSQHSFGHTLRRGSPETAFLYALHSAGVAHTVARACATGQLKECACGSAAGGHAATPGAWRWGGCSDDVQAGLRVSRQLGRAAERSSRSTEPLRQAANLHNLRAGRIALASRVRLRCRCHGVSGSCGLRSCWRTLAPLASVGRLLRGRYRRSVRLRRPGDPRPRPADLVHVRASPDFCRPEPGVPGSQGRPCADPSSCRRLCCGRGFETRTLRRLQRCRCRFHWCCYVTCDTCETRVQLHACR; encoded by the exons ATGAGCCGGCCAGCACTGCCTGTGGTGAGGACACTGGTCTGCCTCTTCCTCTTCAGCCTGCCTAGTCCGGCGCCGGCCAACTGGAT GTACCTGGGCACCCTGGGTGGACGCGTGGTGGACACGGTGTGCGAGTCCTCGTCTCCGCTGCTGGGCCGGGGCCAGCGGCAGCTGTGCCGACAGCAGCCGGGCACCGTGGCCGCAGTGGCCGCGGGAGCGAGGCTGGCGCTCGCCCACTGCCAGCGGCTCTTCCGCCACGAGCCGTGGAACTGCTCGCAGCACAGCTTCGGACACACGCTGCGAAGGG GCAGCCCCGAGACGGCGTTCCTGTACGCACTGCACAGCGCCGGCGTGGCGCACACGGTGGCCCGCGCCTGCGCCACGGGGCAGCTCAAGGAGTGCGCCTGCGGATCGGCCGCGGGTGGACACGCAGCCACGCCCGGAGCGTGGCGCTGGGGTGGCTGCTCCGACGACGTCCAG GCGGGCCTCCGAGTGTCCCGGCAGCTGGGTCGCGCCGCCGAGCGCTCGTCGCGCAGCACCGAGCCCCTGCGGCAGGCAGCCAACCTGCACAACCTACGCGCCGGGAGGATCGCGCTTGCCTCCAGGGTGCGGCTGCGGTGCCGCTG CCACGGCGTGTCCGGCTCGTGCGGCCTCCGCTCGTGCTGGCGCACGCTCGCCCCGCTGGCGTCTGTGGGGCGGCTGCTGCGCGGCCGCTACCGGCgctcggtgcggctgcggcgtccGGGCGACCCGCGGCCTCGGCCGGCGGACCTGGTGCACGTGCGGGCCTCGCCCGACTTCTGCCGGCCCGAGCCCGGCGTTCCGGGCAGCCAGGGGCGGCCCTGCGCCGACCCCTCGTCGTGTCGGCGGCTCTGCTGCGGCCGCGGCTTCGAGACGCGCACGCTGCGCCGCCTGCAGCGCTGCCGCTGCCGATTCCACTGGTGCTGCTACGTCACCTGCGACACCTGCGAGACCAGGGTGCAGCTGCACGCCTGCCGGTGA
- the stau gene encoding double-stranded RNA-binding protein Staufen isoform X1: MLSSSPSGECAPAEQEGPSPPSCNGEQPTTAVANNKEKKTPMCLVNELARFNKVGLQYRLVDESGPPHKKSFTVVLRLAGHEEYQATGSSIKRAQHAAAQRALDETSLARPVSRAPQRAQGPLTPTVELNALAMKRGELATYRVVELPRRAYIPAFNFHGMCHSTRGSCLYSPHYRHMDTAPGGYCATLDVGPRRFHGEGPTEQAARHAAAQQALAQLRHLPLRPPPPPQQTGAATDADTAGDELKSPVSLVHELALKRGLSVVFQVVQESGPPHMRTFRTRCTVGELSAEGEGNGKKASKKEAAQGVLEQLRKLPPLEPPPGPVVASTSPGNAQLMKRRAPPKKRARNLVRDQQAAAPPCEVNPISRLIQIQQAKKEMEPTYVLVSERGDPRQREFVLQCKLGNLTAQGVGPNKKTAKRLAAEAMLQRLGYSRPPATSQAGGAATVDSTEQPPPSSAASNATAATRGVVSPLSPRGGRQLVPGLLLVPGHGAAGAGTAAAGCGVGGSGSGGNRMASAGNLQASSAIAKELLDKGVSPTAEALRQTAPVTAAPVRPKQQLLYLAEVLGFQVQFTDFPKGNKQDFLSLVTLNTSPPQVSHGAGSSLEASHDEAALAVLRTLAHRGLDTLGQPPAKDTPEPPLRLRQ; the protein is encoded by the exons ATGCTGAGCTCGAGTCCAAGCGGCGAGTGCGCTCCGGCGGAGCAGGAAGGCCCGTCGCCTCCTTCCTGCAACGGGGAGCAGCCCACTACGGCCGTGGCAAACAATAAAGAGAAGAAGACGCCCATGTGCCTGGTCAACGAGCTGGCCCGCTTCAACAAAGTTGGCCTGCAGTACAGACTTGTCGACGAATCGGGGCCGCCGCACAAGAAAAGCTTCACCGTAGTGCTGCGCCTCGCGGGCCAC GAGGAGTACCAGGCGACAGGATCGAGCATCAAGCGAGCGCAGCATGCAGCAGCACAGCGTGCCCTGGATGAGACGTCCCTGGCACGGCCGGTGTCACGGGCCCCCCAGCGGGCACAGGGACCCCTGACCCCCACGGTGGAGCTGAATGCGCTGGCCATGAAGCGAGGCGAGCTGGCGACATACCGGGTGGTCGAGCTGCCCCGCAGGGCGTACATACCTGCGTTCAACTTCCATGGCATGTGTCACTCTACACGCGGCTCTT GCCTGTACTCGCCACACTACCGGCACATGGACACTGCTCCGGGGGGCTACTGCGCGACGCTGGACGTGGGGCCGCGGCGTTTCCATGGCGAGGGCCCTACGGAGCAGGCTGCCCGCCATGCAGCTGCCCAGCAAGCCCTGGCCCAGCTGAGGCACCTGCCTCTGCGGCCGCCACCTCCACCACAGCAGACTGGCGCGGCCACAGATGCGGACACCGCTGGGGATGAGCTCAAGTCGCCTGTCAGCCTGGTGCATGAACTGGCCCTCAAGCGCGGGCTCTCAGTCGTCTTCCAG GTGGTGCAGGAGAGTGGCCCTCCACACATGCGCACTTTTCGGACACGCTGCACTGTGGGGGAGCTGAGCGCCGAAGGGGAGGGCAATGGCAAGAAGGCCTCCAAGAAGGAGGCTGCCCAAGGAGTGCTCGAGCAGCTGCGCAAGCTGCCACCCCTTGAGCCACCCCCGGGACCGGTGGTAGCTTCGACTAGTCCCGGCAACGCGCAATTAATGAAGCGTCGGGCGCCCCCCAAGAAGCGCGCCCGCAACCTGGTGCGCGACCAGCAGGCTGCAGCACCACCGTGCGAG GTGAACCCCATATCCCGGCTGATCCAGATCCAGCAGGCAAAGAAGGAAATGGAGCCCACCTACGTACTGGTGTCTGAGCGAGGCGACCCCCGACAGCGCGAGTTCGTTCTTCAGTGCAAGCTGGGAAACCTCACTGCTCAG GGTGTGGGTCCCAACAAGAAGACAGCCAAGCGGCTCGCAGCCGAAGCCATGTTGCAGCGGCTTGGATACTCACGCCCACCTGCAACCAGCCAGGCAGGTGGAGCAGCTACGGTTGATAGTACAGAGCAGCCGCCCCCTTCTTCTGCTGCTTCCAATGCTACTGCTGCTACCCGCGGAGTGGTGTCGCCGCTGAGCCCCCGTGGCGGGCGTCAGCTTGTGCCGGGCCTTCTGCTGGTGCCTGGGCATGGGGCCGCCGGTGCAGGCACAGCTGCTGCAGGCTGTGGTGTTGGTGGCAGCGGCAGTGGAGGGAACCGCATGGCTTCTGCTGGAAACCTCCAGGCGAGCTCAGCGATTGCGAAGGAGCTCCTCGACAAAG GTGTGTCCCCGACAGCTGAAGCTCTCCGCCAGACTGCGCCTGTGACGGCGGCTCCAGTTCGACCCAAACAGCAGCTACTCTACCTTGCCGAGGTGCTGGGCTTTCAG GTACAGTTCACTGACTTCCCCAAAGGCAACAAGCAGGACTTTCTGTCGCTGGTGACATTGAACACGAGCCCGCCACAGGTGAGCCATGGGGCGGGCTCATCGCTGGAGGCTTCCCACGACGAGGCCGCGCTGGCAGTGCTGCGGACGCTCGCACACCGAGGGCTGGACACACTTGGTCAGCCGCCGGCCAAGGACACACCCGAGCCACCATTGCGTCTGCGTCAATAA
- the stau gene encoding double-stranded RNA-binding protein Staufen isoform X2, protein MLSSSPSGECAPAEQEGPSPPSCNGEQPTTAVANNKEKKTPMCLVNELARFNKVGLQYRLVDESGPPHKKSFTVVLRLAGHEEYQATGSSIKRAQHAAAQRALDETSLARPVSRAPQRAQGPLTPTVELNALAMKRGELATYRVVELPRRAYIPAFNFHGLYSPHYRHMDTAPGGYCATLDVGPRRFHGEGPTEQAARHAAAQQALAQLRHLPLRPPPPPQQTGAATDADTAGDELKSPVSLVHELALKRGLSVVFQVVQESGPPHMRTFRTRCTVGELSAEGEGNGKKASKKEAAQGVLEQLRKLPPLEPPPGPVVASTSPGNAQLMKRRAPPKKRARNLVRDQQAAAPPCEVNPISRLIQIQQAKKEMEPTYVLVSERGDPRQREFVLQCKLGNLTAQGVGPNKKTAKRLAAEAMLQRLGYSRPPATSQAGGAATVDSTEQPPPSSAASNATAATRGVVSPLSPRGGRQLVPGLLLVPGHGAAGAGTAAAGCGVGGSGSGGNRMASAGNLQASSAIAKELLDKGVSPTAEALRQTAPVTAAPVRPKQQLLYLAEVLGFQVQFTDFPKGNKQDFLSLVTLNTSPPQVSHGAGSSLEASHDEAALAVLRTLAHRGLDTLGQPPAKDTPEPPLRLRQ, encoded by the exons ATGCTGAGCTCGAGTCCAAGCGGCGAGTGCGCTCCGGCGGAGCAGGAAGGCCCGTCGCCTCCTTCCTGCAACGGGGAGCAGCCCACTACGGCCGTGGCAAACAATAAAGAGAAGAAGACGCCCATGTGCCTGGTCAACGAGCTGGCCCGCTTCAACAAAGTTGGCCTGCAGTACAGACTTGTCGACGAATCGGGGCCGCCGCACAAGAAAAGCTTCACCGTAGTGCTGCGCCTCGCGGGCCAC GAGGAGTACCAGGCGACAGGATCGAGCATCAAGCGAGCGCAGCATGCAGCAGCACAGCGTGCCCTGGATGAGACGTCCCTGGCACGGCCGGTGTCACGGGCCCCCCAGCGGGCACAGGGACCCCTGACCCCCACGGTGGAGCTGAATGCGCTGGCCATGAAGCGAGGCGAGCTGGCGACATACCGGGTGGTCGAGCTGCCCCGCAGGGCGTACATACCTGCGTTCAACTTCCATG GCCTGTACTCGCCACACTACCGGCACATGGACACTGCTCCGGGGGGCTACTGCGCGACGCTGGACGTGGGGCCGCGGCGTTTCCATGGCGAGGGCCCTACGGAGCAGGCTGCCCGCCATGCAGCTGCCCAGCAAGCCCTGGCCCAGCTGAGGCACCTGCCTCTGCGGCCGCCACCTCCACCACAGCAGACTGGCGCGGCCACAGATGCGGACACCGCTGGGGATGAGCTCAAGTCGCCTGTCAGCCTGGTGCATGAACTGGCCCTCAAGCGCGGGCTCTCAGTCGTCTTCCAG GTGGTGCAGGAGAGTGGCCCTCCACACATGCGCACTTTTCGGACACGCTGCACTGTGGGGGAGCTGAGCGCCGAAGGGGAGGGCAATGGCAAGAAGGCCTCCAAGAAGGAGGCTGCCCAAGGAGTGCTCGAGCAGCTGCGCAAGCTGCCACCCCTTGAGCCACCCCCGGGACCGGTGGTAGCTTCGACTAGTCCCGGCAACGCGCAATTAATGAAGCGTCGGGCGCCCCCCAAGAAGCGCGCCCGCAACCTGGTGCGCGACCAGCAGGCTGCAGCACCACCGTGCGAG GTGAACCCCATATCCCGGCTGATCCAGATCCAGCAGGCAAAGAAGGAAATGGAGCCCACCTACGTACTGGTGTCTGAGCGAGGCGACCCCCGACAGCGCGAGTTCGTTCTTCAGTGCAAGCTGGGAAACCTCACTGCTCAG GGTGTGGGTCCCAACAAGAAGACAGCCAAGCGGCTCGCAGCCGAAGCCATGTTGCAGCGGCTTGGATACTCACGCCCACCTGCAACCAGCCAGGCAGGTGGAGCAGCTACGGTTGATAGTACAGAGCAGCCGCCCCCTTCTTCTGCTGCTTCCAATGCTACTGCTGCTACCCGCGGAGTGGTGTCGCCGCTGAGCCCCCGTGGCGGGCGTCAGCTTGTGCCGGGCCTTCTGCTGGTGCCTGGGCATGGGGCCGCCGGTGCAGGCACAGCTGCTGCAGGCTGTGGTGTTGGTGGCAGCGGCAGTGGAGGGAACCGCATGGCTTCTGCTGGAAACCTCCAGGCGAGCTCAGCGATTGCGAAGGAGCTCCTCGACAAAG GTGTGTCCCCGACAGCTGAAGCTCTCCGCCAGACTGCGCCTGTGACGGCGGCTCCAGTTCGACCCAAACAGCAGCTACTCTACCTTGCCGAGGTGCTGGGCTTTCAG GTACAGTTCACTGACTTCCCCAAAGGCAACAAGCAGGACTTTCTGTCGCTGGTGACATTGAACACGAGCCCGCCACAGGTGAGCCATGGGGCGGGCTCATCGCTGGAGGCTTCCCACGACGAGGCCGCGCTGGCAGTGCTGCGGACGCTCGCACACCGAGGGCTGGACACACTTGGTCAGCCGCCGGCCAAGGACACACCCGAGCCACCATTGCGTCTGCGTCAATAA